From Fundulus heteroclitus isolate FHET01 unplaced genomic scaffold, MU-UCD_Fhet_4.1 scaffold_95, whole genome shotgun sequence, the proteins below share one genomic window:
- the LOC110367320 gene encoding uncharacterized protein LOC110367320, which yields MKDGPVTVSPTSVVLSKDNTYTTAEFRNETIYSCEMNGAIGNNEADDVCRNIHPEKAKLNFYLLLMNGVRVVFTKALAFSTVLTIRGLLF from the exons ATGAAAGATGGTCCGGTCACCGTGAGCCCCACTAGTGTCGTTCTGTCAAAGGACAACACCTACACCACTGCTGAATTCAGAAACGAAACCATCTACTCCTGTGAGATGAACGGGGCCATCGGCAACAACGAAGCTG ATGATGTATGTAGAAACATTCATCCAG AAAAAGCCAAGCTGAACTTCTACCTGCTGCTGATGAACGGAGTCCGAGTGGTGTTCACCAAAGCTCTGGCCTTCAGCACCGTCCTCACCATCAGAGGCCTGCTCTTCTGA
- the LOC118562470 gene encoding uncharacterized protein LOC118562470, whose translation MDKQDPVKDGTNVTPNLFVLSPLKGEKVNTDDLGPDVCLVTGFRPKEGNITINMKDGPVTVSPTSVVLSKDNTYTTAEFRNETIYSCEMNGAIGNNEADDVCRNIHPEKAKLNFYLLLMNGVRVVFTKALAFSTVLTIRGLLF comes from the exons ATGGATAAACAGGATCCAGTCAAAG ATGGCACCAATGTGACTCCGAACCTGTTCGTCTTGAGTCCCCTGAAAGGCGAAAAAGTGAACACAGACGATCTTGGTCCAGATGTCTGTCTGGTGACAGGTTTCCGTCCAAAGGAGGGAAACATCACCATTAATATGAAAGATGGTCCGGTCACCGTGAGCCCCACTAGTGTCGTTCTGTCAAAGGACAACACCTACACCACTGCTGAATTCAGAAACGAAACCATCTACTCCTGTGAGATGAACGGGGCGATCGGCAACAACGAAGCTG ATGATGTATGTAGGAACATTCATCCAG AAAAAGCCAAGCTGAACTTCTACCTGCTGCTGATGAACGGAGTCCGAGTGGTGTTCACCAAAGCTCTGGCCTTCAGCACCGTCCTCACCATCAGAGGCCTGCTCTTCTGA